A part of Camelus bactrianus isolate YW-2024 breed Bactrian camel chromosome 7, ASM4877302v1, whole genome shotgun sequence genomic DNA contains:
- the PTN gene encoding pleiotrophin isoform X2, whose product MQPQQYLQQRRKFAAAFLAFIFILAAVDTAEAGKKEKPEKKVKKSDCGEWQWSVCVPTSGDCGLGTREGTRTGAECKQTMKTQRCKIPCNWKKQFGAECKYQFQAWGECDLNTALKTRTGSLKRALHNADCQKTVTISKPCGKLTKPKPQESKKKKKEGKKQEKMLD is encoded by the exons ATGCAGCCCCAACAGTACCTGCAGCAGCGTCGAAAATTTGCAGCCGCCTTCTtggcattcattttcattttggcaGCTGTGGACACTGCGGaagcagggaagaaagagaaaccag aaaaaaaagtgaagaagtCTGACTGTGGAGAATGgcagtggagtgtgtgtgtgcccacCAGTGGCGACTGCGGGCTGGGCACCCGGGAGGGCACCCGGACCGGAGCGGAGTGTAAGCAGACCATGAAGACCCAGAGATGTAAGATCCCCTGCAACTGGAAAAAGCAGTTTGGAG CGGAGTGCAAATACCAGTTCCAGGCCTGGGGAGAGTGTGACCTGAACACAGCCTTGAAGACCAGAACCGGAAGCCTGAAGCGGGCCCTCCACAACGCGGACTGCCAGAAGACGGTCACCATCTCCAAGCCCTGTGGCAAACTGACTAAGCCCAAACCTCAAG